In a genomic window of Alcanivorax sp.:
- a CDS encoding fimbria/pilus periplasmic chaperone yields the protein MPVARARPSLASRPRLIVFLVSFLLACSTQAGSFRITPLRVQFDHNNPTTQLSIENNSERTVTLQTTVMRWQQDGGQDNLTPSNDIFVSPPILMLKPGGRQVIRLRHMPAMPSEEKAYRLYLQDTAARARQSGGANMAVRIGLPIFVSPGGSQQPDPRINTRYQDGIWQVSVSNAGSTNFRVIGLDAFRGSADRDDLKKDDLLEQSTQPVQGFPYVFADQTREWHVKAPANAQLRLRTDIYGYRRQGFDERGTVWLGEPENKKDP from the coding sequence ATGCCCGTAGCCAGAGCCAGGCCCAGCCTGGCGTCTCGCCCGCGCCTGATTGTTTTTTTGGTCTCATTCCTGCTGGCTTGTAGCACACAAGCCGGCAGTTTTCGTATTACACCGCTGCGGGTTCAGTTCGACCACAATAACCCGACCACGCAACTCAGCATCGAAAACAACAGCGAGCGGACCGTGACGCTGCAAACCACCGTGATGCGCTGGCAACAGGATGGTGGTCAGGACAATCTCACCCCCAGCAATGACATCTTCGTCTCACCGCCGATTCTGATGCTGAAGCCCGGTGGGCGCCAGGTGATCCGTCTACGCCATATGCCGGCCATGCCCAGCGAGGAAAAGGCCTACCGGCTTTATCTGCAGGACACCGCCGCCCGGGCCCGGCAATCCGGTGGCGCCAATATGGCAGTGCGCATCGGCCTTCCCATCTTTGTCTCACCTGGCGGTAGCCAACAGCCCGATCCCCGAATCAACACCCGATACCAGGACGGCATCTGGCAGGTTAGCGTCAGCAATGCTGGCAGCACGAACTTTCGGGTCATCGGTCTGGATGCTTTTCGTGGCAGCGCCGACCGTGATGATCTGAAAAAAGACGATTTGCTGGAACAGTCCACCCAGCCCGTTCAGGGCTTCCCTTATGTGTTTGCCGACCAGACCCGGGAATGGCATGTGAAAGCCCCGGCTAACGCCCAGCTCCGCCTTCGCACCGATATTTACGGGTATCGCAGACAGGGGTTTGATGAAAGAGGGACTGTATGGCTGGGAGAGCCAGAAAACAAAAAAGATCCCTGA